Proteins co-encoded in one Hymenobacter swuensis DY53 genomic window:
- a CDS encoding DMT family transporter — translation MLKDYLRLHFIVLLWGFTAILGKLISVPPVELVFWRTLLAAAGLAVLLIVRRQPWRVAGTEALKMLGIGVLVAAHWITFFLAARLSSVSVCLAGLATLALWTSLLEPLVLWRRVRPYEVGLGLLTMVGLYLVSQAELDQMAGLLVAIVSAGLSALFSVFNSKLVKRHTPFQLTLYEMTGACLSIVLFMPVYGHYFTEGQGLQLAWQGYDWLWLLLLAGVCTVYAFSSSVELMKRISAFVVNLTINLEPVYGILLAVLMYTLHIPGFGQEKLSTGFYLGTVVILLSVLIHPVLDQWMKRRQRQAEAVDVLVG, via the coding sequence ATGCTAAAAGACTACCTGCGTCTGCATTTTATTGTGTTGCTCTGGGGCTTCACGGCCATTCTGGGCAAGCTGATATCGGTACCGCCGGTGGAGCTGGTATTCTGGCGCACATTGCTGGCGGCAGCGGGGTTGGCAGTACTGTTGATAGTACGTCGGCAGCCCTGGCGCGTAGCTGGTACCGAGGCGCTCAAGATGCTGGGTATCGGGGTGCTGGTGGCGGCGCACTGGATTACCTTTTTCCTAGCCGCCCGCCTCTCCTCAGTAAGTGTGTGTCTGGCCGGGCTGGCCACACTGGCCCTCTGGACTTCCCTGCTGGAGCCGCTGGTGTTGTGGCGGCGAGTACGCCCCTATGAGGTGGGCCTAGGCCTGCTGACGATGGTGGGCCTGTACCTGGTGTCGCAGGCCGAACTGGACCAGATGGCCGGCTTACTGGTCGCTATTGTGTCGGCGGGGCTGTCGGCGTTGTTCAGCGTGTTCAACTCTAAGCTGGTGAAGCGCCACACCCCGTTTCAGCTCACGCTGTATGAAATGACCGGGGCCTGCCTGAGTATCGTCCTGTTCATGCCTGTATACGGCCACTACTTCACCGAGGGCCAAGGCCTGCAGCTGGCCTGGCAGGGCTATGACTGGCTGTGGCTGCTGCTACTGGCGGGCGTGTGCACGGTGTATGCGTTTTCTTCTTCGGTAGAGCTGATGAAGCGCATTTCGGCCTTCGTGGTGAACCTGACCATCAACCTGGAGCCGGTGTACGGCATTCTGCTGGCCGTGCTGATGTACACGCTGCACATCCCCGGCTTCGGTCAGGAGAAGCTGTCTACCGGCTTCTACCTAGGCACCGTGGTTATCCTGCTCAGCGTACTCATTCACCCCGTCCTCGACCAGTGGATGAAGCGCCGCCAGCGTCAGGCTGAGGCCGTTGATGTGCTGGTGGGCTAG
- a CDS encoding LptF/LptG family permease, with amino-acid sequence MRLLDKYILKKFLTAFFFAVVLLVSVICVIDFTEKNDDFLKHDLGAWQILSEYYVNLFPYFANLLSPITVFIAVVFVTAQLAERTEVVAMLASGISFKRFLLPYIMGSAILGILTMAMTGWLIPIANKTRVQFEKAYIKNPYRFSGRNVHIKIGPRDYAFMESYDNVNNVGYKFALETIDGQLLKRRITAEAITWDSTKRAWHLTPQLIRTFDGEKETLKTMPARDTVFNLYPKDFASTYRLAETLTLPELNRYINQKIARGSDDTQVYLSEKHERFAYPYAMFILTVIGVIMSARKSRAGVGGQIALGFVLAFVFIIFVILSRNLAAVGTLSPMLAAWVPSIVFTAVGAILYRVIPQ; translated from the coding sequence TTTCTTCGCGGTGGTGCTGCTCGTGTCGGTTATCTGCGTGATTGACTTCACAGAGAAGAACGACGACTTTCTCAAGCACGATTTGGGGGCGTGGCAGATTCTGTCGGAGTATTACGTGAACCTGTTTCCGTACTTCGCCAACCTGCTTTCCCCCATCACGGTATTCATTGCCGTGGTATTCGTGACGGCCCAGCTGGCCGAGCGAACCGAAGTAGTAGCCATGCTGGCCTCGGGCATCAGCTTCAAGCGGTTTCTGCTACCCTACATCATGGGCAGCGCCATTCTGGGGATTCTCACGATGGCCATGACGGGCTGGCTGATTCCCATTGCCAACAAGACGCGGGTGCAGTTCGAGAAGGCCTATATCAAGAACCCCTATCGGTTCAGCGGCCGTAACGTGCACATCAAAATCGGCCCCCGTGACTATGCCTTCATGGAGAGCTACGACAATGTGAACAACGTGGGCTACAAGTTTGCGCTGGAAACCATTGACGGGCAGCTGCTCAAGCGGCGCATAACGGCCGAGGCCATTACCTGGGATTCTACCAAGCGGGCCTGGCACCTCACGCCCCAGCTCATTCGCACCTTTGATGGCGAAAAGGAAACCCTCAAAACCATGCCCGCCCGCGATACGGTGTTCAACCTGTACCCGAAGGACTTCGCCAGCACCTACCGCCTGGCCGAAACCCTCACGCTGCCGGAGCTGAACCGCTACATCAACCAGAAAATAGCGCGCGGCTCCGATGATACGCAGGTGTACCTCAGCGAAAAACACGAGCGATTCGCTTATCCCTACGCCATGTTTATCCTCACCGTCATTGGGGTGATTATGAGCGCGCGCAAGAGCCGGGCCGGCGTGGGCGGGCAGATTGCGCTGGGCTTCGTGCTGGCTTTTGTATTCATCATCTTCGTGATTCTGAGCCGCAACCTGGCGGCCGTGGGCACTCTCTCGCCTATGTTGGCGGCCTGGGTCCCCAGCATCGTATTCACCGCCGTCGGAGCCATTCTGTACCGGGTAATACCGCAATAA